A DNA window from Drosophila pseudoobscura strain MV-25-SWS-2005 chromosome 2, UCI_Dpse_MV25, whole genome shotgun sequence contains the following coding sequences:
- the LOC26532228 gene encoding E3 ubiquitin-protein ligase msl-2-like isoform X1, with protein MSTGSGTGLTAAQTSFIVNEGLLIAEACYTYHNWAELEQVDLPDAISMSTFPNNTMNTDYAMTYFIPTATSTPFHDQNTSPKQSYEKTSSEVQHLNSSQKYISSTIKDKKKDTQMNPVNSKPSIISCVQETPQSATTGSPRRNAGMTKEDSFKHKCRCGTSGVLANPKTTCRNNRCRCYVSGNSCRNCRCFGCHNPHKTDLLDSNDEDELENLAPPSLPNLQSEKPAPTNATPTKPAPAFDGPQCGSVLVPVSNLEQSLHPLVLVKNEEGEYQCFNLFQGNVPIDPATVGLQLIRMQSNGYHSQIPDYAYVMGPSLAVP; from the exons ATGTCAACAGGATCTGGCACGGGTCTGACGGCCGCTCAGACGTCATTTATTGTGAACGAAGGTCTCCTAATCGCTGAAGCCTGCTACACGTACCACAACTGGGCCGAACTGGAGCAGGTAGATCTCCCCGATGCAATCTCCATGTCCACCTTCCCCAACAACACTATGAATACTGACTATGCCATGACTTATTTCATACCCACGGCTAcatccactccattccatgaCCAGAATACCAGCCCGAAGCAGTCATATGAAAAGACCTCCTCAGAGGTACAACACCTGAATTCCAGCCAGAAGTATATATCATCCACCATCAAGGACAAGAAGAAAGACACGCAAATGAATCCTGTCAATTCAAAGCCCAGCATCATCTCCTGCGTGCAGGAGACACCTCAAAGTGCTACTACGGGATCTCCTCGTAGGAATGCGGGAATGACAAAGGAAGATTCGTTTAAGCACAAATGCCGCTGCGGAACCTCTGGAGTGCTGGCTAACCCCAAAACTACCTGTCGCAATaatcgctgccgctgctacgTGTCTGGCAACTCATGCAGAAACTGTCGCTGCTTTGGTTGTCACAATCCCCATAAGACGGATTTACTTGATTCCAATGATGAAGACGAATTGGAAAACTTGGCGCCCCCATCACTCCCCAATCTCCAGAGCGAGAAGCCAGCACCAACAAacgcaacaccaacaaaaccAGCACCAGCGTTCGATGGTCCCCAATGCGGTTCAGTTTTAGTGCCCGTTAGCAATCTGGAACAATCCCTACATCCTttggttctcgtgaagaacgAGGAAGGGGAATATCAAT GTTTCAACCTCTTCCAAGGCAACGTACCGATTGATCCCGCCACAGTTGGCCTTCAGCTTATCCGTATGCAGAGTAACGGTTACCACAGCCAGATTCCGGACTATGCGTATGTGATGGGACCTTCTCTAGCGGTGCCTTAG
- the LOC26532228 gene encoding E3 ubiquitin-protein ligase msl-2-like isoform X2, which translates to MSTGSGTGLTAAQTSFIVNEGLLIAEACYTYHNWAELEQNTSPKQSYEKTSSEVQHLNSSQKYISSTIKDKKKDTQMNPVNSKPSIISCVQETPQSATTGSPRRNAGMTKEDSFKHKCRCGTSGVLANPKTTCRNNRCRCYVSGNSCRNCRCFGCHNPHKTDLLDSNDEDELENLAPPSLPNLQSEKPAPTNATPTKPAPAFDGPQCGSVLVPVSNLEQSLHPLVLVKNEEGEYQCFNLFQGNVPIDPATVGLQLIRMQSNGYHSQIPDYAYVMGPSLAVP; encoded by the exons ATGTCAACAGGATCTGGCACGGGTCTGACGGCCGCTCAGACGTCATTTATTGTGAACGAAGGTCTCCTAATCGCTGAAGCCTGCTACACGTACCACAACTGGGCCGAACTGGAGCAG AATACCAGCCCGAAGCAGTCATATGAAAAGACCTCCTCAGAGGTACAACACCTGAATTCCAGCCAGAAGTATATATCATCCACCATCAAGGACAAGAAGAAAGACACGCAAATGAATCCTGTCAATTCAAAGCCCAGCATCATCTCCTGCGTGCAGGAGACACCTCAAAGTGCTACTACGGGATCTCCTCGTAGGAATGCGGGAATGACAAAGGAAGATTCGTTTAAGCACAAATGCCGCTGCGGAACCTCTGGAGTGCTGGCTAACCCCAAAACTACCTGTCGCAATaatcgctgccgctgctacgTGTCTGGCAACTCATGCAGAAACTGTCGCTGCTTTGGTTGTCACAATCCCCATAAGACGGATTTACTTGATTCCAATGATGAAGACGAATTGGAAAACTTGGCGCCCCCATCACTCCCCAATCTCCAGAGCGAGAAGCCAGCACCAACAAacgcaacaccaacaaaaccAGCACCAGCGTTCGATGGTCCCCAATGCGGTTCAGTTTTAGTGCCCGTTAGCAATCTGGAACAATCCCTACATCCTttggttctcgtgaagaacgAGGAAGGGGAATATCAAT GTTTCAACCTCTTCCAAGGCAACGTACCGATTGATCCCGCCACAGTTGGCCTTCAGCTTATCCGTATGCAGAGTAACGGTTACCACAGCCAGATTCCGGACTATGCGTATGTGATGGGACCTTCTCTAGCGGTGCCTTAG
- the FeCH gene encoding ferrochelatase, mitochondrial, which translates to MFLHNRNLCRLATNGVNLAARARQFSGQPAKTAVLMLNMGGPQSTDQVHDYLLRIMTDRDMIQLPVQSRLGPWIAQRRTPEVQKKYKEIGGGSPILKWTELQGQLMCEQLDKLSPTTAPHKHYVGFRYVNPLTENTLAQIESDKPERVVLFSQYPQYSCATSGSSFNSIFTHYRSNDLPANIKWSIIDRWGTHPLLIKTFAQRIRDELAKFVPTKRNDVVILFTAHSLPLKAVSRGDPYPSEIGASVHMVMQELGQTNPYSLAWQSKVGPLPWLAPATDDAIKGYVKQGLKNFILVPIAFVNEHIETLHELDIEYCDELAKEVGVEEIRRAAAPNDHPLFIDALSNIVADHLKSQQAVNPKFLMRCPMCTNPRCRESKRWYQQLCSSQ; encoded by the exons ATGTTTTTGCATAACAGAAACTTGTGCAGGCTGGCCA CCAATGGCGTTAACTTGGCAGCGAGGGCAAGACAGTTCAGCGGGCAGCCGGCTAAGACCGCGGTCCTCATGCTCAATATGGGCGGACCACAGAGCACCGACCAGGTGCACGACTACCTACTGAGAATCATGACTGACCGGGACATGATCCAGCTGCCGGTGCAGAGCAGGCTAGGTCCCTGGATTGCCCAGCGGCGAACGCCGGAGGTGCAAAAAAAGTACAAAGAGATTGGCGGTGGATCGCCCATACTCAAGTGGACGGAGCTGCAAGGCCAGCTGATGTGTGAGCAGCTCGACAAGCTGTCACCGACGACCGCCCCCCACAAGCACTACGTGGGCTTCCGCTACGTCAATCCCCTGACAGAGAACACCCTGGCACAGATCGAGAG CGACAAGCCAGAGAGGGTGGTGCTCTTCTCGCAGTATCCACAATACAGCTGCGCCACATCCGGCTCCAGCTTCAATTCCATTTTCACCCACTACCGCAGCAA TGATTTGCCCGCCAACATCAAGTGGAGCATCATCGACCGCTGGGGCACACACCCGCTGCTCATAAAGACCTTTGCCCAGCGCATTCGCGATGAACTGGCCAAATTCGTGCCGACCAAGAGGAACGATGTGGTCATACTTTTCACTGCCCATTCCCTGCCTCTGAAGGCGGTCAGCAGGGGCGATCCCTATCCCTCTGAGATCGGGGCTAGCGTGCACATGGTCATGCAGGAGCTGGGCCAGACCAATCCCTACAGCCTCGCCTGGCAGTCCAAAGTGGGACCACTGCCCTGGCTTGCCCCGGCCACAGATGATGCAATCAAG GGGTATGTCAAGCAAGGCTTGAAGAACTTTATACTCGTGCCCATTGCCTTTGTCAACGAGCATATCGAAACCCTGCACGAGCTGGACATCGAGTACTGCGACGAGTTGGCCAAGGAGGTGGGCGTGGAGGAGATACGCCGTGCCGCCGCCCCCAACGACCATCCGCTGTTCATCGATGCCCTCAGCAACATTGTGGCGGATCACCTGAAGTCCCAGCAGGCCGTCAATCCCAAGTTTCTGATGCGCTGCCCCATGTGCACGAATCCCCGCTGCCGCGAGAGCAAGCGCTGGTATCAGCAGCTCTGCAGCTCCCAATAG
- the Rift gene encoding solute carrier family 52, riboflavin transporter, member 3-A, producing the protein MSSYQSRSGLGIASQSGPVYGVISSLDDPSAVPSDFARCAVAEPSESELSVFLTWRTIHKKMEQKYCSVLRNRSLIVDLLAIFFGIGTWLGVNGTFIQLPLLVDEAPEGWSLPSYLSVMVQIGNLGPLLYTAIQKYSPRKLNDGWTIHGVLLVGAISCLLTAFFYNRTAEVNGVDHSVALLVLTIFTALNACTSSVLFMPYMGRFKEQYMVTYFIGEGLSGLLPSVTALIQGIGETSQCVLVNVTETGQEIFEQQKVPPNFDTKVFFLILFGLMVLSYIGYTLLNALPLARMEYAKVTVSDGNKYVYGEADNQPPSEKLTRGQYTYLLLLIGAISLFSNGMFGSIQSYSSAPYGSRSYHLAATLSVIANPVACFMAMFLHFTSLRLITVLSIIAALLTSYVFTTAALSPYPPFYDHSLGGILVVAAWTLLVGIVSYTKLGITTVMRSQGGQSLVWVGSITQLGSTIGAVSIFFAINYTNMFQAAEMTC; encoded by the exons ATGAGCAGCTACCAGAGCAGGTCTGGACTCGGCATTGCCAGCCAGTCCGGGCCAGTCTACGGAGTGATCTCGTCGTTGGACGATCCCAGTGCGGTTCCTTCCGATTTCGCCAG ATGCGCCGTGGCCGAGCCCAGCGAGAGCGAGCTAAGCGTATTCCTCACCTGGCGGACCATTCACAAGAAGATGGAGCAGAAGTACTGCTCTGTACTTAGGAATCGCAGCCTGATTGTCGATCTACTAGCCATATTTTTTGGCATCGGCACTTGGCTGGGCGTTAATGGAACCTTCATACAACTTCCACTGCTGGTGGACGAGGCCCCCGAGGGCTGGAGTCTGCCCTCTTACCTGAGCGTAATGGTCCAGATTGGCAATCTAGGTCCACTGCTCTACACGGCCATACAGAAGTACTCACCGCGCAAGCTCAACGATGGCTGGACCATACACGGCGTTCTGCTGGTGGGCGCCATATCCTGCCTGCTCACGGCCTTCTTCTACAACCGTACGGCTGAGGTGAACGGAGTGGATCACAGCGTGGCCCTTTTGGTGCTGACCATTTTCACGGCCCTGAATGCTTGCACAAGCTCGGTGCTGTTCATGCCGTACATGGGGCGCTTCAAGGAGCAGTACATGGTCACGTACTTCATTGGCGAGGGACTGAGTGGCCTGCTCCCGAGTGTAACAGCCCTTATCCAGGGCATTGGCGAGACATCGCAGTGCGTTTTGGTGAACGTCACGGAGACCGGCCAGGAGATCTTCGAGCAGCAGAAGGTGCCACCGAACTTCGACACCAAGGTCTTCTTCCTCATCCTGTTCGGCCTGATGGTGCTCAGCTACATTGGCTACACGCTGCTCAATGCCCTACCCCTGGCCAGGATGGAGTACGCCAAAGTCACCGTCAGCGATGGCAACAAATACGTGTACGGTGAGGCGGACAATCAGCCGCCATCGGAAAAGCTGACCCGCGGCCAATACACCTATCTGTTGCTACTGATAGGAGCTATCTCCCTGTTTAGCAACGGGATGTTTGGGAGCATCCAGTCCTACTCGAGTGCCCCTTATGGATCGCGTTCCTATCATCTGGCCGCCACGCTGAGCGTGATCGCCAATCCGGTGGCTTGCTTCATGGCGATGTTCCTGCATTTTACCTCACTGCGCCTCATAACCGTGCTCTCTATCATCGCCGCATTGCTCACCAGCTACGTCTTTACCACGGCCGCTCTGAGTCCATATCCGCCGTTCTATGACCATAGCCTCGGAGGTATCCTAGTCGTCGCTGCCTGGACCCTTCTGGTGGGCATCGTCAGCTACACCAAGCTGGGTATCACCACTGTGATGCGCTCCCAGGGTGGCCAGTCGCTGGTCTGGGTGGGATCCATCACCCAGCTGGGCTCCACCATTGGTGCTGTGTCGATCTTCTTCGCCATCAACTACACGAATATGTTCCAGGCGGCGGAGATGACTTGCTGA
- the LOC4801937 gene encoding uncharacterized protein, with product MASPQPKIKHQSEVTSNLNAEENVIPDLLGNTLDKEYMTSGEYMRSLRDRLSQCVQRNNRDIQESVKLLKELSDVSDGMHLAITTSTNTPKIKNLIRSFETIGTANTTNLGLDKQSIDTTEIRSLFLEFKTLNDDDLLRDCLMTFKSAKEKFEKVHSFFENMVGSGGTAPSVPFTASPASAVPAESAAPTQYAPPAPQTKKLSSSNSVSPTSSVSPSLRDKIEAFNKALGDGKDTCKYFEDCFSNRDPATETSVEEMRPATNGRSRTQSGYEGDIDSEADQADSTRG from the exons ATGGCAAGTCCACAACCAAAAATCAAACACCAGTCAGAAGTGACTAGTAACTTGAATGCCGAGGAAAATGTAATTCCTG ATTTACTAGGGAATACACTCGATAAAGAGTATATGACGAGTGGCGAGTACATGCGCAGTCTCCGTGATCGGCTCAGTCAGTGCGTACAGAGAAACAACCGGGACATCCAGGAGTCGGTGAAGCTACTCAAGGAATTGTCCGATGTGAGCGATGGCATGCATCTGGCGATAaccaccagcaccaacacccCCAAAATAAAGAACCTAATCAGGAGCTTCGAGACGATAGGTACTGCCAACACAACGAATTTGGGGTTGGACAAGCAGTCCATTGATACGACCGAGATCCGTAGCCTATTTCTCGAGTTTAAAACGCTTAACGACGATGACTTGCTTCGCGATTGTCTGATGACTTTCAAGAGTGCCAAGGAGAAGTTTGAGAAGGTGCACAGTTTTTTTGAAAATATGGTCGGTAGCGGTGGTACCGCCCCGTCCGTCCCATTCACCGCATCCCCCGCATCTGCTGTGCCCGCCGAATCCGCCGCCCCCACTCAGTATGCGCCTCCCGCTCCGCAGACAAAAAAGCTATCGTCCAGCAACAGCGTGAGTCCCACTAGCAGCGTCAGTCCCAGCCTTCGCGACAAGATCGAGGCGTTCAACAAGGCGCTGGGGGATGGCAAGGATACGTGCAAGTACTTTGAGGACTGCTTCAGCAACCGCGATCCAGCGACAGAGACTTCCGTCGAGGAGATGAGGCCGGCGACAAATGGGCGGTCGCGCACCCAGTCTGGTTATGAGGGCGATATCGACAGCGAAGCCGATCAAGCCGATAGTACTAGAGGCTAA
- the LOC4801938 gene encoding DDB1- and CUL4-associated factor 5 codes for MNYTRGSRSVECLNLNLGLGQRESDLLSGQLSAGIFRQRLSAAENLYQRNLTGHYGCVNALEFSNGGQFLASGGDDKRVLLWNIDQEVMSEMGRPQVMNETHTSNIFCLGFDTLNAHVFSGGNDDLVIQHDLATGKLLNYFSHGGPVYGLSVDRTSVHLFSVATESGEVLFYDLRVGNYEPLTVAKFRSPFNAVEFHPLNGNFLATANAKRGAMLWDLRHHNHPLCQFNYIPESPSCMSVRFNCSGSLLLTLHRRLPPILFSPNSPEPLGTFYHDEYFNSCTMKSCSFAGPQDEMVVSGSDNFNMFIWRMDGVDLEEKNQWIDTPPIILTGHRSVVNQVRFNRQRCLLASSGVEKIIKLWSPFEQHGWEGSLMYPPAKPYCNRTLHNNTTEHVIQDFSSCDTDEDQAMLAFFDTLVQRELESWNTNGNHTSSDSTSSSTSSERSEAGASSASEEEPTDDEDDTPNVSELSWQTHPNRIFYLIAKKRRALLQMAVKGTGGQQRSVEELLARLNGEQKQAATAARISDWLVETHRLFGDDEMPTTSAEAAAREQRRRVFDQLSRNPRKPPVLKIADTLQMEQMERKRKLIRERFAARKRHRPAARPRSSDLENDSIEGLEEDPNDSSEEGEEDAEYEDNNNNNGTDGINEATAVAVAMAVDDGTDDSSSTSMTSMEAQLSQAPSTSSSYPFLVETEANNNNQMASNNNHKPPAAANGSTLDMCNTESSSASASASSSTSN; via the exons ATGAACTACACCCGAGGCAGTCGCTCTGTGGAGTGCCTCAATCTGAATCTGGGCCTGGGACAACGCGAGAGCGATCTGCTGTCTGGCCAACTGTCGGCGGGCATTTTCCGGCAGCGCCTCAGTGCAGCAGAGAATCTCTACCAGCGCAACCTGACCGGCCACTATGGGTGTGTCAATGCCTTGGAATTTAGCAACGGTGGACAGTTCCTCGCCTCAG GTGGGGACGACAAGCGGGTGCTGCTGTGGAACATCGACCAGGAGGTGATGTCCGAAATGGGACGACCGCAGGTCATGAACGAGACGCACACCAGCAACATCTTCTGCCTCGGCTTCGACACCCTCAATGCACATGTGTTTTCCGGTGGCAACGATGACCTGGTCATTCAACATGATCTTGCCAC CGGCAAGCTCTTGAATTACTTTTCACATGGAGGACCCGTCTATGGGCTGAGCGTGGACCGGACCAGCGTCCATCTGTTTAGCGTGGCCACCGAGAGCGGCGAGGTCCTGTTCTATGACCTGCGTGTGGGTAACTACGAGCCCCTGACTGTGGCCAAATTCCGTTCCCCGTTTAATGCCGTCGAGTTTCATCCGCTGAATGGCAACTTCCTGGCCACGGCCAATGCCAAGCGCGGCGCCATGCTCTGGGATCTGAGGCATCATAATCA TCCCCTCTGCCAGTTCAACTACATCCCGGAATCGCCCAGCTGCATGAGTGTGCGTTTCAATTGCAGTGGCAGCCTCCTGCTCACCCTGCACCGTCGACTGCCACCTATATTGTTCAGTCCCAACTCGCCGGAGCCTTTGGGTACCTTCTACCATGACGAGTACTTTAACTCGTGCACCATGAAGAGCTGCAGCTTTGCAGGCCCGCAGGATGAGATGGTTGTGTCCGGCTCGGATAACTTTAACATGTTCATTTGGCGGATGGATGGTGTGGATT TGGAGGAAAAGAATCAATGGATCGACACGCCCCCCATTATCCTGACCGGCCATCGTTCTGTGGTCAATCAGGTGCGCTTCAATCGACAGCGCTGCCTGCTGGCCTCTTCTGGTGTGGAGAAGATCATTAAG TTATGGAGCCCTTTTGAACAGCATGGCTGGGAGGGATCGCTGATGTATCCGCCAGCCAAGCCCTACTGCAACCGCACCCTGCACAACAACACCACGGAGCATGTTATACAGGACTTTAGCTCCTGCGACACTGACGAGGACCAGGCGATGCTGGCCTTCTTCGATACTTTGGTGCAACGGGAGCTGGAATCCTGGAACACCAATGGCAATCATACGAGCAGTGACAGCACCTCCTCTAGCACATCCTCAGAGCGCAGCGAGGCTGGGGCCAGCTCGGCATCGGAGGAGGAGCCCACCGATGATGAGGACGATACCCCCAACGTCAGCGAGCTCTCCTGGCAGACGCATCCCAATCGCATCTTCTATCTGATCGCCAAGAAGCGTCGCGCTCTTTTGCAAATGGCTGTAAAGGGCACTGGGGGCCAGCAGCGCAGTGTGGAAGAGCTGCTGGCACGACTCAATGGGGAGCAGAAGCAGGCGGCCACCGCGGCCCGCATCAGCGACTGGCTGGTCGAGACACATCGCCTGTTTGGGGACGATGAGATGCCCACCACTTCCGCCGAGGCTGCAGCCCGCGAGCAGCGTCGTCGCGTCTTCGATCAGCTCTCCCGTAATCCCCGCAAGCCCCCTGTACTCAAAATAG CAGATACGCTGCAAATGGAGCAGATGGAGCGCAAGAGGAAGTTGATTCGAGAGCGTTTTGCCGCCAGAAAGCGGCACCGCCCCGCCGCACGGCCACGTTCCAGCGATCTGGAGAATGACAGCATCGAAGGATTAGAGGAGGACCCCAACGATTCGTCTgaagagggggaggaggatgCCGAATATGAggataacaataataataatggcaCCGATGGCATTAACGAAGCtacggctgtggctgtggctatggctgttgATGACGGCACTGATGACTCATCGTCCACGTCCATGACCTCCATGGAGGCCCAACTTTCGCAGGCTCCCAGCACATCCAGCTCGTATCCGTTCCTCGTGGAAACCGAGGCCAATAACAACAACCAAATGGCTTCGAACAACAACCACAAGCCACCTGCCGCTGCCAATGGATCGACTCTGGATATGTGCAACACGGAGTCATcatccgcctccgcctccgcatCCTCGTCCACATCGAACTGA
- the Ir100a gene encoding uncharacterized protein Ir100a — MSTTLQLIMLTLVGVTIGQANNMSYRQVLVPVLSQLKGGVELHLRSSKDGDHDFVQFLLRQGKYSMSISRTLELDSALPHHVLLFAGLEQLQEAFPQLTPRGGFYILALESSAPAEDPQLLQFMAEVWRHHNHSQIYYIQLDRGRLLLHNPFNQSIVLVDGTQAYTQIYQNLNGYPLRIYIFDSVYSAVIGDGANKKILSITGADAKLAKTVAKQLNFTPDYIWPDDEFFGGRRSDGSYSGGVGRAHRREVDIIFTGFFVKDYLSTDIQFSAAVYMDDLCLYVQKAQRIPQSIMPLFAVHVDVWLCFLMVGFFGTLCWLCLRALNRGLGIPRIFDAQKSRGRKVSSWSCALRIFIDTWVVWVRVNIGRFPPFQSERIFVASLCLVSVIFGALLESSLATVYIRPLYYRDLNTLAELDESGKPIYIKHPAFKDDLFYGHDSAVYRRLDAKMTLVAEGEERLIEMISRQGKFAGVTRSASLQLNDIRYVMTKKVHKIPECPKTYHIAYILPRPSPYLEELNHVVLHLVAGGLIQLWTGEMKERAKWSIQRFPDYLAQLDVGRWKVLTLSDVQLAFYSLTIGCLLAGSVCLVELFFGRRKRK, encoded by the exons ATGTCGACGACTCTGCAGCTAATTATGTTGACCCTAGTGGGAGTAACAATTGGTCAAGCCAATAATATGAGCTACAGGCAAGTGCTGGTGCCCGTTCTCAGCCAGTTGAAGGGCGGCGTGGAGCTGCACTTGCGAAGTTCGAAGGATGGAGATCACGATTTTGTGCAGTTTCTCCTGAGGCAGGGCAAATACTCGATGAGTATCAGCCGGACATTGGAGCTGGACAGCGCATTACCCCATCACGTGCTCCTCTTTGCCGGTTTGGAGCAACTGCAGGAGGCTTTTCCTCAACTAACCCCGAGGGGCGGCTTCTACATACTGGCCCTGGAGAGCAGTGCACCAGCGGAGGATCCACAGTTGTTGCAGTTTATGGCGGAGGTCTGGCGGCATCACAACCACAGTCAGATCTACTACATCCAGCTGGACAGAGGTCGTCTGCTTCTTCATAATCCTTTTAACCAGAGCATCGTATTGGTGGATGGGACACAGGCGTACACGCAAATCTATCAGAATCTCAACGGCTATCCCCTGAGAATCTACATCTTTGATTCGGTCTACTCTGCTGTAATTGGCGATGGCGCAAACAAAAAGATCCTGAGCATCACGGGTGCCGACGCCAAGCTGGCCAAAACGGTGGCCAAGCAGCTGAACTTTACCCCGGACTACATCTGGCCAGACGATGAGTTCTTTGG TGGCCGCCGGTCGGATGGCTCCTACAGCGGTGGCGTGGGTCGTGCCCATCGCCGCGAGGTGGACATCATCTTTACGGGCTTCTTCGTCAAGGACTACCTCTCCACGGACATTCAGTTCAGTGCCGCCGTCTACATGGACgatctgtgtctgtatgtgCAGAAGGCCCAGCGCATTCCACAGTCGATTATGCCCCTGTTCGCCGTCCATGTTGATGTCTGGCTGTGCTTCCTGATGGTGGGTTTCTTTGGAACCCTTTGCTGGCTTTGCCTCAGGGCTCTGAATAGGGGCCTGGGAATCCCAAGGATTTTTGATGCCCAAAAGTCCAGGGGAAGAAAGGTCAGCAGTTGGAGCTGCGCCTTAAGGATCTTCATCGACACATGGGTGGTCTGGGTGCGGGTGAATATTGGTCGCTTTCCGCCCTTCCAATCGGAGCGCATATTTGTGGCGTCGCTGTGCCTGGTGAGCGTCATCTTTGGAGCCCTGCTGGAGTCCAGCCTGGCCACGGTCTACATCCGACCGCTCTACTACCGGGATCTCAATACCTTGGCGGAATTGGACGAATCCGGAAAGCCCATCTATATCAAGCATCCGGCCTTCAAGGATGACCTCTTCTACGGCCACGATTCGGCGGTGTATCGACGGCTGGACGCCAAGATGACGCTGGTGGCCGAGGGCGAGGAGCGTCTCATCGAGATGATTTCGAGGCAGGGAAAATTCGCCGGAGTCACGCGTTCCGCCAGCCTGCAGCTGAACGACATCCGGTATGTGATGACCAAGAAGGTGCACAAGATACCCGAATGCCCAAAGACCTACCACATAGCCTACATCCTGCCTCGGCCATCGCCATACCTAGAGGAGCTCAATCACGTGGTGCTGCACCTTGTGGCCGGTGGCCTCATTCAGCTCTGGACGGGGGAGATGAAAGAGCGGGCCAAGTGGAGCATCCAGAGATTCCCCGACTATCTGGCCCAGCTGGACGTGGGACGGTGGAAGGTGCTCACCCTCTCGGACGTGCAGCTGGCCTTCTATTCCCTCACCATTGGCTGCCTTCTGGCCGGCTCCGTCTGTCTCGTCGAACTGTTTTTCGGTCGTAGAAAGAGAAAATAA